Sequence from the Camelus bactrianus isolate YW-2024 breed Bactrian camel chromosome 21, ASM4877302v1, whole genome shotgun sequence genome:
AGAATGACAGTTTATTTTGAACCCCAAACATGGCTCCctgattcttctttcttgagTCTGTTCTTCCTTAAATACATTCTGGGGGAATGGCTACTGATGTctgcagtttatttttcatttatttttaatgccaaaGCCACACACACTGATGAAAACCCACAATGAAAAAGCTTGGTAAATGGCTCCCGGCAAAGTGTGTGTGGAGAGGCAGGGAGTGGGGCAGAGGTCACAGACCATGGTGGCCTAAGAGGAGTTAACAGCTCCAAGCAAGCCCATGACCCCAGCCCTGGTGTGTCCCGGAGAAGTTCCCAGGTCCCAAGAGGTGGGGGAACGTTGGGGTCCTCGACTTGGGATTTGTGCTGTTTGCCTccaggagggagggctggaggggagagaagCATGAAAACAGATGGAAATGTAGTTTTTTAATGACAGCAGCAGATGGTGAAAAGACACACGGGTGTATTCGCACCGTGTTGGAGCCGTTTGAGAGCGGCCGGCTCAGCCGTGATGGGCGCCATGCGGATGGCGTGATGGTTCCCCCACCAAACCCTGGTGGCCAGCGGGATGCAAGGGGGCGGGGGGACACTGCTGGGCTGTGCAGCGTCACAGGTAGAAGGGGAAGACCTGTGGCCACCTTGGTGGGGTCCGGAGGCATCCCCGGCCTGGCTTTTCTGGACACCGGCAGGCAGTCAATGGCTCTGGTTCCCAGCAGTCCCTCCTCTTGGTCCCCGGGGCTGCTGCCCTAGGTCCAGCCATCACCACCAGCCTCCAGGTGAGTCTCCAGCTGCTAGACCGCATCCCCACTCCATCCCCCAGAGTTCTCTCTCTAAACTGCGAATCTGTTCATGTTTCTCCCCCACCTGTGTCCCTCAAACGGCTTCCCGTTGGGCTCAGGATCTCGTCCAGTTTCTGGGGAGCAGCTTACACAGCGGCCCTGGAGAGCTGGCCGCTGCTTGTCTGTCTCGCTTCACCTGCCACGCACCCAGCAGGCAGAACACCTTGAGGGCTGTCGTGGAAATATCACCAGGCGTGGAACTTCCATTCTGGGGCCCAGCTATGTCACTGCAGCTGAGAACCTTGCTTGCGTCAATCCCGCCCACCCTCCAAGGGCTCCAGGAGACGGGGATATCAGGACAGGTCACAGCTGGAGCAGCTGGGCCCCACCCATCAGAGCTGCTGCCGGCCAGAAACAGCAGGTGAGGTCAGGCTTGCAGGGGTCGTGATCACCCCAACCTCAGAGACCGAAGAGGTGCGGAGAGGCGCAGGCAGCGCCCACAGACGTTCAGGCCCCTGGACGTGGTAGGGGTCTAGTTAGGGAGGCAATCCTGTCCTACTGTGAGGGCCCTGCCCGGTATCAGCCTGTCGCCTCTCTCAGCCAGGGCAAGGGATGggagggtttggggaggaggTGTTTTCCATCCTGCATCTCTCTTTTGCTGCTATGACTGTAATTCTAGCCCCTCCTTAGACAGGAGACACCAATAGCCGCAAGTCACTGCTTCCCTGAATGTCCTCCGGAGACCATGGGAGAGCAGTTGGACCATCCACTGTGGCCGAGGCCTGGGCCCCACCCGGAGTTTCTGATTCCTTCAGTCCAGGTATGGCCAGGGCATCCAGCGGGTGATTCTCATGCACAGGCAGGGCCGAGAATTCCTGGAGCTTCTCAGTCACCTCTTCGATTCTTCATTTTCCTGgaccacagcctcctcactgtgAGAAAACCGCTCCCACGTGGCAGAGATTCAGAGCAAGAGGCAGACTGATCCGGGATGGAACGAAGGTGCTCGGGGTCTTTCCCAAATGTGCTCAGCCCTGGGACTCATCGAGGGTGCATCGAAGGCAGGAGTGAGTGCCCTTCAGAGGATCCCAGTCCCCCACAAAACTGTTTCCACCTGGGATTTGTGGCCGCCGTCCTGGACACCATGACTACAGGACATTTCCAGCATTGCAGAAGAATCCATGCCTTTAAAATCAGAAGTCCAGGTTGCTGCTGTTCTGTTCCGTTCTGCAGCCTAAATTCTACTGTGACCACAAGGTATGCGCAGTGCTGACCCCCTGAATGGGGCAGGCGTTTCACGGCTGCTCAGTGATTTAGGTGCCCTGGAACCGGCAGAGGAggcttctttaaacattttattaaagagtagctttagatttacagaaaagttgcaaagatagaaCAGAGGCTTCCGTATACTGCACCCCCAGCCAAGTTTCACCTGTCATTAACCCTTAATCTTGTGTTACGCTGGTCCATTTGTCACAATTAACGAACCAATTGTGATCCATGATTATTAACTAAGATCCATACTTTATTCACATTTTCTCGGTTTTCCCCTAATGTTCTTCTTTGCTCCAGGTTCCCATCCAGGATCCAAGTAAGACATTTAGTTGTCAAGACTCCTCAGTCTGCCCTGGACTGGGATGGTTTTGTAGACTTTCTGACGACCTGATGTTTGGAGGAGGACTGGCCAGTTGTCTGGAACTGTCCCTCTAGTAGGATTTGTCTGATGTTCTTCTCAGGATTAGCCTGGAACTGGAGGTTCGGGGAGGAAGCCCCAGGACAAAGCACCCTCCTCATACACCCTTCCGGGGGTGCCTGCGGTCACCACGGCGGGTCATGGCTGATGTTGACTTTGGTCACCTGGCTGAGGGCGTGCTGGTCAGGTTTCTCTGTTTTTCCCTGTTTCCGTCTTGTCCTTTGTGGAAGGAAGTGGCCACAGGCGGCCCAGACTTTAGGAAGTGGTGAGCATCCATACACACCATCTGGAATTCTGCCCCAGGGACTCTTCCCCATTTGTTTTGTGTCCAGCTCTTAATTCATTATGGGCCATTCTGACCCCTTAGGGGGAGGCAGGTTTTACAACAGGAGACCATGGTGTGGGGGCTCTGACTGCTCCATCCAAAGCAGGACCCCatactcccccctcccccactttaCTTCTTGTCTGTCTACTCTCTCTTTCCCCCACTTTCAGAGGCCAGGCTCTCAGAAGTCCTCTCTGGGTCCTGGAGTGGCTGGGAGCTGGACCGGATTGGGGCAAATCACTCCCCTCCCCAGTTTTCCCAATTATAAGAACTTCCTGGGGAGTAGGGGGCATGTCAAATGTGTGATTACTGCATCAGAAAGTCTGAGTGTGTACCTTAGGAAGAGacattttaaataagttttattaaggaataattcacatattataaaattcacccttttaaagtttgcaattcagtagtttttagtatagTTACAGTGTTGTGCAGCTActactaattccagaacatttccatcaccctcaaAAGAAGCCCCATGACCATCAGCTgtcactccccactcccctcccccaaccctggtaAGCATTAATCTAGTTAATGTCTCCATGGATTTTACATATTCTTCACAGTTCCTATAAATAGAAACATGGTTTTGGCATCTGGTTTCTTTCATatagtgtaatgttttcaaggttcatccatccACACTGGAGCATgaatcagtgcttcattcctgtttatggccgagtaatattccatagtaGAGACTACGTGTTGTTCATCCAACcctcagctgatggacatttggatggtttccaccttttggctgctgtgaatCGTGCTGCTTTAACAAGCCCCCCCAAGGGACCCTGATGTACACTCAGGTCTGAGACTCCAGGACACTACCGCTTTGCGGAGTGTAAGGCTGTAGCCCTTGCATCTGGTTCTCGCAAGGCCCTGCCAGGCAAGCAGCAAGCGACACTGTCCCCATCTTACAGGTAAGAACACCAGGACACCAGGCTCTGCCAGCTCTCCTACCCAGCCTGCCGAGGCCTCTCCCAACCTCAGCTTTCCCACCAGCTCTTTTCCTTTGCTCTTTTCCAGGCTGTGAAAATCAGGGAGGGAAGCCTCGCCAACTCTGGAACGCAAATATTTGCCAATCAAGAAAACATTCCCCCATCAATCAAAACCCAGACAAGCTGGCACAGACTCTCTGCAGATGCCTGAGGGAGATTCTATTTTAGGAAGGGACAGGTGGCCTgcagcttcccctcctccccaaacaTCCGGGGCTCTTTCTCTTCCTATCTTGCTTGCAGATGAGGAGACCGAAGctcagaggtcacacagcttccTGAgagatcttttatttattttcttttaaagtaatgTCTTCATAAAGGACACAATGAAGAAAATCTCCAGGTCTGTAATGGCAGTTTCCAGTGCAGGCAAGCAACAGACAGCTTTCTAGGTGATGTGAGGGGCAGACCTCAGTTATGGTTTCGTCATCCCAACAGCCTGACCTGGGGCAGGTTTCAGAGGGTTAGAGAGGAAAGAGTGGGGTTTTCTAGGGTGGGGCAGCTTTCCTGTAGGAATACAGAACCCCGAAATCCTGCGTCACATGTGCTTTGTTTTAGAGCCTAATGATCAGGGTTTCAAACTCAGCCCCTTGCCTGATTCCACCAGTCCACCTCTAGTTGCTTCACCTCCTGGGAAGCTTTCCTAGCCTATTACTGACCCATCAGAATCTCTGGTTAAAGTTTAACCCTCTGTCCCCACCCTGGACCCCAagcgtgtgcatgtgcacactGGGAATCTGCTGGGagggtttgagaaccactgctgttaGGTTTCACACTGTACAGGGGGCACCTGGACCAACCAGGAAATGAGCACTTCAATAGTATTTGCTGCAACCGAACAAACATGCCCCTGTACAAGTCTCACCTGGGGAGCCTGCCAATGTGCAAATTCTGAGCCTCTTTCCCACAGTTTCTGAATTGGAAGATGTGGGTGCGGTGGAGGAATGAGCATtttttttagatattaacccaTGTGTGTAGGGAGGACTGAAGATTGTAAAGTTAGAAGGAACAATGCCTTCCCTCACTCTGCGACCTATTAAATGCACTTACTCCTGGCTCCgaatccaccccccaccccccaggttgACTCGTGGTGTTGGCGGGAAGGCGCCCAGGGCAGGGAAAGGGACGCTCAGAGTGGTTCCACGTGCAGGAGGGCCCGCCCGCGGCGCCAGGTGCGCGGCCCACAGCTGGGTTGTGCGGGGACACGGGAGAGGGCGCGGCCTATCCACGAGAGGGCGGGGTCTGCGCGCAGCCTCTTTCAAGCTTGCCAATCGGCGGGCTCGCAGCAGCCGCGATCCCCACCTTCCGCCACCCCGCGGAGAGCGCTGCGTTCCTATAGGCCGGCTGAGGCTCCTTCCGGCCGTGGAAGGGGTGGGCCTCACGTGGTGGCGGGAAAGCGGTGGCCGCGGAGCGTCTTCCCGGACGCTGAGGGGCCGGAGGCCGCGGCGAGTCCCGTTCCGGCCGCTGGCGCCGCCATGGACTCGGCCGAGGTGGAGTTCCTGGCCGAGAAGGAGCTGGTCACCATTATCCCGAACTTCAGTCTGGACAAGATCTACCTTATCGGGGTGAGGAGCCGGCGCCGGGGAGAGGCCGGGGTCGGGGCTTGTGGGGActccgcccggcctccgactcgtgCGGTCGGTTCTCCTTCCCAGGGCGGAGCCGGGCCCGGCTCCCACAGGTGCCGGCGGGCGGCGCTcggggcgcggggggcgggggaaACGCCGCGGTCGGCCGAGGTCGCGCGCGGGCTCTTGTTTGTATTTGGGCTTCAGCTTGGTGGGCGGCGGCGATGCTCTGTGCCGTGTGACGGggtgtgtgtccttgggcagggCGACCTGGGGCCGTTCAACCCCGGCTTACCCGTGGAAGTGCCTCTGTGGCTGGCCATCAACTTGAAACAAAGACAGAAGTGTCGGCTGGTTCCTCCCGAGTGGATGGACGTGGGTAAGgatgtgggggaggagagggggccctgggggctgggggacacCCTCTCTCTGGTGGGGGCACGGGGTCCTTAAGCTGAAATCAGTGAATGGTTCCAGCCTCACCTCCCAGAGTCTGCTGGGAGCCACTGTTACTGATGGTCGTTGGGGTGGGGTTACCAATTGTAGTTCAGATTTTGATTCTAAGACATTTCGACttgctcttaaaattttaaatattatataacattaaaggaactttttttttttttttgagttagggggagggtataactcaagtggtagagcacatccttagcatgcaggaggttctgagttcaatccccgtacctccactgaaaaaccaaataaacttaattaccgcCCCCCTGCAcaacgcgcgcgcgcgcacacacacacacacacacacacacacacacacacacacacaagcatgctGAAGAGTAGTGTCATTATCTTACATTACAGAGGATGCATGAAAATAACGCGTCATCTGTACAAGGAAATATTATATGACCACCTGAAGGGATGAGGTTGTGACACATGGTACGACATGGATAAACCTTTGAAAAcattaagcaggaaaaaaaaaccccacacacagAGACCACATATTGTATTATTCTATTCATATGAACTGTTCAGAGCAGGAGGATCCACAGAGACAAGGTAGATTAGTGGTCACCTAGGGGTGGGGGCTTGGGGGGGTGAAGGAACAATTATAGggttccttttggggtgatgaaaatgttctaaaattgattgaaGTGATGGGTGCACacctctgtgaatatactaaaaagccACTAAGTTGTACAATTTAtatgggtgagttgtatggtAGGTTGATTATGCCTCAGTAAAACTGTTGGAAACAAACAATACTGCATCAAAGATGCAGACAGACTTATCCTGAAACTTTGCAGTTGTCACTTAGGAGGTATGAGTGGCTCCTTAGGGTAAACAATCTTAAATTAACTTTATTCGGGGTCGGGGTTGGGGAGCATAGAGAATTTACAAAGCCTGAGTAGTTTTGATTGTCCCCTTCACTTTGGGAGTCACCTGGAGTCCCCCTCCTAGAAGCAAGGACATGGGGAGCCAGGCACACTCAAGTATAGTTTAAGAAAGACTGCTTGCGCAATTTGTCTTCATCCCTGTCCGATTAGGATGAGTGAATCTGGTGGTGCTCGGACATAACAGGAAAGTCCAGTTCCTTCTACTctgcagggcttttttttttagcaggaaCTCCAACAGACTCTGGTTCTGTTAGTACAGCATCCTTGTCTGGCAGTTTTGGCCTATTCAAACCCAAGGAGATACGGCACATGAACCTGCCAGCGTCAGAGAGAAGGTGCAGAGAGAGTCAGCCTGAGCTTTTCACAGGCCTGGGCCGTACTCTGGTGAGAAGTAGTGAAAATCACTGGTGAGCCCGCAGGCTTGCCCGGGAGCCAGCCACTCCTCCTCCTATCTGCCGGTTCCTGGGCTTTGTCTGAATGGAGCCATCTGGCGTGTCAGCTGACTTTTCTGACTTCTTAAcacaatgtttttgagattcagccCTGTTGCGCGTGTGGTTGCAGCATTCTTCTATCACTGAGTCGTGTTTCATTCACTGAGTATTCCAGTTTGGTCACCCGTTCCTCTGCTGGTGGATATCTGGGTCATAGTGTAGGCTGCTGTGAATGAGGCGGCGTTGAACAGTCTCAGCTGAGTCTTTCTGTGggtatgtgtttttatttctcttgggtaaataaatACCTAGAGCTGTGGAGTTGCCAGGTCATGGGGCAGCCTGTACTTAACTTTGTTAGAAACTGCCACCCAGCCCTCCAGAGTGCTTGAGCCACTCTCATAACAATCCCAGCAGAAATGCAAGGAAGTTCccgttttaaagaaaaaaaaagttcctgtTGTTCCACTCCTGGCCAGCGTTGGCTGTTGTCAGTTGATTCATTGCAGGGTTTGAACAGAGGTATTTCATACTCTGTCCGATTTAGAtgttaggaaggaaaagaatcagTCTGCTGTGTAGAAAAGATGAGTGTGGGGAGAGGGCAGTAGGGAGTTACCCTGGCAAGAGCTCAGAGTGACTTGACTAGTTAGTTGACAGAGTTGGGTGGAGTCTAGGCGCATTTGGAAGAAAGGATCAGCAGGATTTGCTAAAGGACAGGCTGTGGGACCTGAGAGATGAGAGTTAAGGGTGACCACCAGGGTTGCTGGCTCGAGCTGCAGAAGGAGGGGGAGGCGCCGTTCCCTGAGACTGGGCAGACTAGGGGAAGTTTGAGGGTTGGAGGGGGAGCCAGGAGATGGATTTGAACATGTGACATTGGAGGTGCCTGTTAGCTGCCCAAGTGGAGACAGTGTGGGCAGTCAGGAATTCTGGGGAGCGGCTGGTCTTGGAGATACAAATTTGGAAGCCACCACGAGTGAATAGATGGCATTTAAATGATGTGGGATGAGAACACACGGGATATAGGTTTAGGTGCGGAGAGGTGCCGGGAGCTGAGCTCTGTCCTCCAGTGTGTCGAGGTCAGGagggcctggaggaggtggggaggtgggaagaggacTCGGGGACAGTGGTGTTCCAGAAGCCAAGTGATAAATACACTGTGAGGATTGACCCCTGTCAGATGTGATGAGGCCCGAGTCGTGGCCATTGGGTTTGGCTGAGCAGAGGTGGTGTGTGTGAGCTGTTTCAGAGGGTGAGACAGGCACCCACCTGAATGGTTGAGGAGAGGCAGTTACCACCAGTGTCAGAGAGCCCTGAAGTTTTGCTGTAAAGGGCACAAGAAATGAATTGGTAGCTGGAGGATTTGGTGTCAGGGgaggcttttctttttctgatgaaAGATGTTACATAGAGTTTGATAGAATGGTCAAATAGTGAAATACTGGTCACTAAAGAGTGAGAGACAGTTGCTGAGCGGTGGTCTGCAAGTCGGAGAGGAGGGTCAGGGCGGGGGCAGTTGCAGGGGGTTGAGCGATGTGGCCAGAGGGGGCGGGTGGGCGCCCAGTGAGGCAGCAGGTGAGAGATGAGGGGGAGGATGGGCGGCAGGATGGAGACCCCAAGGGTGAGCAGGGCCGGGAAGGGTCAGGGGCAGGACCGCGCAGAGGGGGAGGGTGGCCAGCCATTCAAGGTGAGACTTGGCAGCACAGTGGTGTCTGTGTGGCCCTTTGCCATGGTGGGCGCAGACTCAGGACTGGGGTTTTCTCAGGCgtgggggagggacagaggggtGGGAGTGAGGCTGTTGCAGTGTGTGGAGCGTTTCCTGCTGGGTGGAGTTGGACTCTGCTGTTTTCTTCAGGTGTGTGGCTGCCAGCCCCCTATTAGCTGTAAGTTGTCTTGCTCTCTTCGGAACAAGGTTCAGTATAAATACGCCTCTCCAGTCACTGGTTCCTTTCATCCCTGCTTGCGTGTAGGTAGAATAATTTGCTCTTTCCCTAAAAAAAGAACTTCTGGCTCGGACATACTGTTTTCATTAATGTATTCTGTAGGCCAGAGCAACGACAGTTCAGCATGAGGGTCTATGTTCAATGCCTTagaataacctctaatgaaaaaaaaaagacaaatgcataCGTGTCTATGCATGACGGCCGctgtgctgtagaccagaaattgacacattgtaactgactatgcttcaattaaaaaataattttaaaaaaagcaacaacaataGCAAAAATTTACCACCTTCTCTAAGAGAAGTGTTTGAGGAAATAGGCCGTGAATTACCTAGTTAGCGACAGACATGTTATTCTAAAGTTTTCCCCTCATGTTGTTAGTTGATTGAGTAAGTAACATAGGTGCTTGGTAACTTTTGGAAGGTTTTAAAACTGTTTTGGTTATGGTCATGGTAAATTgtgtttacttttaaatttcagaaaagtTGGAGATGATGAGGGATCATGAACGAAAGGAAGAAACATTCACCCCTATGCCCAGCCCTTATTACGTGGAACTCACCAAACTCCTGTTAAACCAGTAAGTACCTCGCGCTTCCTGGAACCCACACGCAAGCTGGAGCTCGCATTTCTCACCCCCTCCTGCCGTGTTCCACACTTGTTACCGAGGCACGGGGTATCTTTGGCCACCCCGTTCCTCTCCTCGGTCAGTGATCTGGGAGTCATTGTGGGCATGCGCGCACTGCCCCGGggcctttctctcctttctcccttttccctctctccaCCCTTCCCTCTCCCGGTAAACCCTTGGGTCTCCATTCTGCGTGCCGACGGCCACTTGATACCAGACTCCAGGACGGGCCTCTGCCTCCCTAGCAGTAGCCTTTTCCTTAACTGCACATGTTTTGTTGTAAAGCTgtacccctttctcctttgggcATGTGCATTGGAGTTCTTGCATCTCTTTCATAGGAAAGGCCCAGGGCTCACAGTTGCCTCCGACCCTGAGCTCTAAGGAAAGTGCACTGGGGGCAAAAATGTGCTGTAGTGACTTCTTGTGTCCCCTCGTCCAGTCCAGGCTCCCCATCAGCTTCTAATTCATTCTCCACCTTCCAGCCAGAGTGGACTTTCAAAGGTAAAGCTGCCATGTATCTCCCCTTCTCCTGGGAGCCTCTCCAGGGTTTGAGGTCCTCATGACGGTCTTTAAAGCACCGCAGAGCCTgtctccctcctgccttctcacAGCCTCCTGTGGCCCGCTCTTCCCTCTCATTGTCCAAGTTCCAGGCTCACGTTGGCCTCTTTCACTTCTTCACACACGCAGAGCTTGTGTGTCCCTCTGCCCAGTTAGTCCGTCTCgtctctgcttcctcctttgGTTTCACGTAACAGGTCCTCCCTCCCAGGTTGAGTGTGCCTGTCCCCCTGGCAGCTCTGTGTACCTCTGCAGCGTTTGTCGGTTGTAATTCTCTAATTATTGTATGCCTGtgctgtccccccacccccagttctaatgggcagggactgtgtcttgtgcgtgccagcacagtgcctgctgctgtttgttgaatgaatgaatgaaaatctgTGGAGGGGGCAGGCAATTGTGGATACTTTGCTTAGGAGATACTTGGAGTatgttatctactgtggtcttaaAGGGCTGTTCTTTTTTAAGTGggagcattcctgtgtagactgtgtgtctTAATAGTTTTGTCATgagggctgttcttagtatggatggtcACCACGTCTTTCTTCCGTGCGTGCTGGCTGTTACCCCTCTGGGGGTGTGGCTGGTGCcgtgatcagagcctgccctgattgttgttgcGCGGGGCCTCCTTTTTCATTCTGTGGTTGTCACATTAGGAGATACTTGGAATGTAATTTGGAAGAAGTCAAGCTTTCGAAGCCCTGAGTACCTTTTCATTGATGGATTCAAGAGGGGAACTAGAACAAAAATTGGCAGCTCCCTACTGCCTGCCGTAGAGCAGCGAGGGTCAGGCGTCCGCCGAGCAGCACTGCGGAATTCAGATAAAAATGTGCATAATGTGGACTTGTCCTTAAGCTGATCCAGGGCTGCAGTTCACAACATTCTGAGTGTACAGTGTGCTAAACTGAGTGTTGCACTAGGTAGTGGAGACAGTCATGCAGGCTTGAGTCCCGGTTTTGTGGGGAAGAGCTGTGACCCTGTTAGCAGGTAGTTACCCTGCAGTGTCATAAATGCTGTTCGGAGGACATTGGATGCAAACCTAACACCCGGCGGTGCCAGAGGGGATCCCTGGCTTAGAGGAGGAGGGATAACTTACTAGGGGAGGGGGCAGCGTAGGTAGAAGGACAGAAGTGTGAGAGGCCATGGTGTGTCTGGGGGACCAGAGCTGCCGGGACACACCCAGACACGTGAGCCGTGCGGGAGGGAAGCCTGTGGTGGTAAGGTCCCTGGGCGGGTGTCACGGGGGATTGAGAGGACCACTGTGGCGGTGGGGGCAACTCAGGGGAGAATACAGAAGCAGAGGTGAGGCTTGTTCATGTTTGGTTTTTCAGTTCAGCACGTTATGTATGCTGTTCCTTTTGAAGCCCTTGTTTTATAATTCCTTACAGTAATTCGCTCAGCAGGGAGACCTTTGTTCTGCAGTTGTTAACAAGAACCCCGGGTCCTTTGTTCTCTAACCTGCAGTTCAGAGCTTAAGATCCAAATGTTTGGATCTCAAATAAAATCTGCGACATAAATTTTCACCACTGATTCTCCATCTACTAAATCACGAGCTAATTTTCGAATGTGGAAAGACCATCCATCTCTAGCTTCTCCTAGAATGTCTGGTGATGAGACGTGCTGGCTTTTGCTTTTGTCTTCTAGTTTCATTCTTCCTTTAAAGATGAGCTTTAAACTAAAGTGTGTCACCCAGGAAGGCAGGCTGTTAGTGCCCCGCACCTGCCCCCGCCCGGACCTGCCCCCAGCGCTTGCTGCTGTGCTGCAGATGCTCAGCTGGGACTTCTCCTGATTTCTGCAAATCTGTGTTTGTTTTCCCTGAAGAGTGGGACACCGCCTGTCCTTCAGGGCTTTTGTGGGGTGGGACTGC
This genomic interval carries:
- the GINS2 gene encoding DNA replication complex GINS protein PSF2; amino-acid sequence: MHLLLAPNPPPTPQVDSWCWREGAQGRERDAQSGSTCRRARPRRQVRGPQLGCAGTRERARPIHERAGSARSLFQACQSAGSQQPRSPPSATPRRALRSYRPAEAPSGRGRGGPHVVAGKRWPRSVFPDAEGPEAAASPVPAAGAAMDSAEVEFLAEKELVTIIPNFSLDKIYLIGGDLGPFNPGLPVEVPLWLAINLKQRQKCRLVPPEWMDVEKLEMMRDHERKEETFTPMPSPYYVELTKLLLNHASDNIPKADEIRTLIKDVWDTRIAKLRVSADRFVRQQESHAKLDNLTLMEINTSGAFLTQVLNHMYKLRTNLQPPGGAQSQDF